In Rattus rattus isolate New Zealand chromosome 9, Rrattus_CSIRO_v1, whole genome shotgun sequence, a genomic segment contains:
- the Slc25a19 gene encoding mitochondrial thiamine pyrophosphate carrier isoform X2, with translation MVGYDAKADARSNSKLEVAVAGSVAGFVTRALISPLDVIKIRFQLQLERVCPSDPNAKYHGILQAAKQILQEEGPRAFWKGHVPAQILSIGYGAVQFLAFEELTELLYQANLYQTHQFSAHFVCGGLSAGTATLTVHPVDVLRTRLAAQGEPKVYSNLREAIRTMYRTEGPFVFYKGLTPTVIAIFPYAGLQFSCYRSLKLAYDWVMPPDGKQTGNLKNLLCGCGSGVISKTLTYPLDLFKKRLQVRGFEHARSAFGQVRRYRGLLDLAQQVLQHEGTRGFFKGLSPSLMKAALSTGFMFFWYELFCNLFHCIRREDR, from the exons ATGGTTGGCTATGACGCCAAAGCAGATGCCAGGAGTAACTCCAAGTTGGAGGTGGCGGTGGCAGGATCAGTGGCAGGATTTGTCACTCGTGCCCTGATCAGCCCTTTGGATGTCATCAAGATCCGATTCCAG CTCCAGCTTGAACGCGTGTGTCCAAGTGACCCCAATGCCAAATACCACGGAATCCTCCAGGCGGCCAAGCAGATTCTGCAAGAAGAGGGCCCAAGAGCATTCTGGAAAGGACATGTTCCAGCCCAGATCCTGTCCATAGGCTATGGAGCCGTCCAA TTTTTGGCCTTTGAAGAACTGACTGAACTGCTTTACCAAGCCAACTTGTATCAAACCCACCAGTTCTCAGCGCACTTTGTATGTGGTGGCCTGTCTGCCGGTACAGCCACCCTCACCGTGCACCCTGTGGATGTCCTGCGCACCCGCCTTGCAGCTCAGGGGGAGCCCAAG GTCTACAGCAATCTGAGAGAGGCCATACGCACCATGTATAGGACGGAGGGCCCCTTCGTCTTCTACAAAGGCTTGACTCCCACTGTGATCGCCATCTTCCCGTACGCGGGCTTGCAGTTCTCCTGCTACCGTTCCTTGAAACTCGCCTATGACTGGGTCATGCCGCCAGACGGAAAGCAAACAG GGAACCTTAAAAACCTGCTTTGTGGCTGTGGATCTGGAGTCATCAGCAAGACCCTTACGTATCCCCTGGACCTCTTCAAGAAGCGCCTGCAGGTGCGGGGGTTTGAACATGCCCGATCTGCCTTTGGCCAG GTTCGGAGATACAGGGGCCTCTTGGACCTCGCCCAGCAGGTGCTACAACATGAAGGCACCCGGGGCTTCTTCAAGGGCCTGTCCCCCAGTCTGATGAAGGCTGCACTCTCCACTGGCTTCATGTTCTTCTGGTATGAGCTCTTCTGTAACCTCTTCCATTGCATAAGGAGGGAAGACAGATAG